A single genomic interval of Thermus hydrothermalis harbors:
- a CDS encoding aminopeptidase — MEARFAELLAGYCLEAGPGETVLVEAETPALPLIPHLKRALLARGAYPLFRLAYPGEERDFLLHGGAWLERIPEAEWALYEKADKFLRVLSAENPLEGAGLDPELALRQRRAWRPLQEMRLRKRWTLTLYPTVGYAVGAGMGTEAFRAYLERALFLDQEDPIAAWKALSRFQEALIRRLSQGKELRILAPGTDLTLSVAGRVWVNSDGKRNMPSGEVFTGPVEDSAQGEVRFNLPAFVGGRRVEGVYLRFEEGRVVEARAAVGEDYLLRALDTDEGARRLGEVGIGTNFGLTRPTGLILLDEKMGGTVHLALGQSYPETGGKNQSALHWDLVLSLKEGKLLLDGKPLLSEGRFLEG, encoded by the coding sequence GTGGAGGCGCGTTTTGCCGAGCTTTTGGCCGGGTACTGCCTCGAGGCGGGCCCCGGCGAGACCGTCCTGGTGGAGGCGGAAACCCCGGCCCTTCCCCTCATCCCCCACCTGAAGCGGGCCCTCCTCGCCCGGGGGGCCTACCCCCTTTTCCGCCTGGCCTACCCCGGGGAGGAGCGGGACTTCCTCCTCCATGGGGGAGCGTGGCTGGAGAGGATCCCCGAGGCCGAATGGGCCCTCTACGAGAAGGCGGACAAGTTCTTGCGGGTCCTTTCGGCGGAAAACCCCCTGGAGGGGGCCGGCTTGGACCCCGAGCTTGCTTTGCGCCAAAGGCGGGCCTGGCGGCCCTTGCAGGAGATGCGCCTGAGGAAGCGCTGGACCCTCACCCTCTACCCCACCGTGGGCTACGCCGTGGGGGCGGGGATGGGCACGGAGGCGTTTAGGGCTTACCTGGAAAGGGCGCTTTTCCTGGACCAGGAGGACCCCATCGCCGCCTGGAAAGCCCTTTCCCGCTTCCAGGAGGCCCTCATCCGGAGGCTTTCCCAGGGGAAAGAGCTCCGCATCCTGGCCCCGGGCACGGACCTTACCCTTTCCGTGGCGGGGAGGGTGTGGGTGAACTCCGACGGGAAGCGGAACATGCCCTCGGGGGAGGTCTTCACGGGCCCGGTGGAGGATAGCGCCCAAGGGGAGGTGCGCTTCAACCTCCCCGCTTTCGTGGGGGGCAGGCGGGTGGAAGGGGTCTACCTCCGCTTTGAGGAGGGGCGGGTGGTGGAGGCCCGGGCGGCGGTGGGGGAGGACTACCTGCTCCGCGCCCTGGACACGGACGAGGGGGCCAGGCGGCTTGGGGAGGTGGGGATCGGCACCAACTTCGGCCTCACCCGGCCCACGGGCCTCATCCTCTTGGACGAGAAGATGGGGGGCACGGTCCACCTGGCCTTGGGCCAAAGCTACCCGGAAACGGGCGGGAAGAACCAAAGCGCCCTCCACTGGGACCTGGTGCTTTCCCTGAAGGAAGGCAAACTCCTTCTGGACGGCAAGCCTCTTCTTTCCGAAGGCCGCTTCCTGGAGGGCTAG
- a CDS encoding ABC transporter ATP-binding protein has protein sequence MEALRLEGVGKRYGRKPVLQGVSLKVAPGEVYALAGPNGSGKTTLIRLVTGLAFPTEGQTFLLGEDVHKNPSARRYLGAVVEAPAAFYPYLTGRENLRLQAYLAGVKEESRIGEVLARLKLLAVADQKVGSYSLGQRQRLGLAAAILHRPKVLVLDEPTSGLDPEGVELVHGLLRELSREGVAVLLSTHHLQEVSQYAHKVGILGGGRLLDEVALSGREVYRLEAHPPEGALALLKTLPQVAQARLQGGAILFEGNPEAALKALLQEGYRVKALHPERFDLLTYYQERVKHA, from the coding sequence AGGGGTGAGCCTGAAGGTGGCCCCGGGGGAGGTCTACGCCCTGGCGGGCCCCAACGGCTCGGGCAAGACCACCTTGATCCGCCTGGTGACGGGCCTGGCCTTCCCCACGGAAGGCCAGACGTTCCTCCTGGGGGAGGACGTGCACAAGAACCCCTCGGCCAGGCGCTACCTGGGAGCAGTGGTGGAGGCCCCGGCGGCCTTCTACCCCTACCTCACGGGGCGGGAAAACCTCCGCTTGCAGGCCTACTTGGCCGGGGTTAAGGAGGAAAGCCGCATCGGCGAGGTGCTGGCCCGTCTAAAGCTCCTGGCAGTGGCGGACCAGAAGGTGGGGAGCTACTCCCTAGGGCAGCGGCAGCGCCTGGGCCTGGCGGCGGCCATCCTCCACCGGCCCAAGGTCCTGGTCCTGGACGAGCCCACGAGCGGCCTGGACCCCGAGGGGGTGGAGCTGGTCCATGGGCTCTTAAGGGAGCTCTCCCGGGAAGGGGTGGCGGTCCTCCTTTCCACCCACCACCTGCAGGAGGTGAGCCAGTACGCCCACAAGGTGGGGATCCTGGGCGGGGGAAGGCTTTTGGACGAGGTGGCGCTTTCCGGGCGGGAAGTGTACCGCCTCGAGGCCCACCCCCCGGAAGGGGCCCTGGCCCTCCTCAAAACCCTCCCCCAGGTGGCCCAGGCCCGGCTCCAGGGAGGGGCCATCCTCTTTGAGGGGAACCCGGAAGCGGCGTTAAAGGCCCTCCTCCAAGAGGGCTACCGGGTGAAGGCCCTTCACCCCGAGCGGTTTGACCTCCTCACCTACTACCAGGAGAGGGTGAAGCATGCTTAG
- a CDS encoding ABC transporter permease: MLRLFFFELYKLFRLRSVALGLLFAFLLPFLWALAPGLKEVYGLVLASGWQVVSLSLLAGMEFLFPFLVVMAASESLGSEVAQGTLKTLLLRPLPRSLLLLSKLFATLLYPFVLLGASFLGSLLAGLPHGLGPFFGGTGLGEGGFAGVGLLAPGKALAELLRAHLLAGAVLVPLAALALLYGTLFLSTTASALAAVATLLLMRLLVAFPALTPFLLTTYLDLHLRPEAAGLGLSLLFIYTLGFAFLAALIFERKDL; this comes from the coding sequence ATGCTTAGGCTCTTCTTCTTTGAACTCTATAAGCTCTTCCGCTTGCGCTCCGTGGCCCTGGGGCTCCTCTTCGCCTTCCTCCTCCCCTTCCTCTGGGCCCTGGCCCCCGGGCTCAAGGAGGTCTACGGCCTCGTCCTGGCCTCGGGGTGGCAGGTGGTGTCCCTAAGCCTCCTCGCCGGGATGGAGTTCCTCTTCCCTTTCCTGGTGGTCATGGCGGCGAGCGAGTCCTTGGGGAGCGAGGTGGCCCAAGGCACCCTAAAGACCCTCCTCCTAAGACCCCTTCCCCGAAGCCTCCTCCTCTTGAGCAAGCTTTTCGCCACGCTCCTTTACCCTTTCGTGCTCCTTGGGGCCAGTTTCCTGGGAAGCCTCCTCGCCGGCCTGCCCCACGGGCTTGGCCCCTTCTTCGGCGGCACGGGCCTCGGGGAAGGGGGCTTCGCCGGGGTGGGGCTCCTGGCCCCAGGGAAAGCCCTAGCGGAGCTCCTAAGGGCGCACCTCCTGGCGGGGGCGGTGCTCGTGCCCCTCGCCGCTTTGGCCCTTCTCTACGGGACGCTTTTCCTCTCCACCACCGCAAGCGCCCTGGCGGCGGTGGCCACCCTCCTCCTCATGCGCCTCCTCGTGGCCTTTCCCGCCCTAACGCCCTTCCTCCTCACCACCTACCTGGACCTCCACCTAAGGCCCGAGGCGGCGGGGCTTGGGCTTTCCCTCCTTTTCATCTACACCCTGGGCTTCGCCTTCCTGGCGGCCCTCATCTTTGAACGCAAGGACCTCTAG
- a CDS encoding E3 binding domain-containing protein — protein MEEPKITPLARRLAEENGIDWRRLQGTGPEGTIVERDILAFLAKVMAGEVDLPPMPEEPPPVLPEEDLRRAQEALGKEGVDLSELLPEPPKTPTVQLEELEEEALDLEPVLEEMDLELDLEDEVLLAEEPPPPVPEEDLAPLPEEALEPPTPSPLDEELEALLAEEPSPAGPAETTPVEELAALLAEEEPLPETLLAEEDFLAEETTPPPPEPTPAPPPLTPIPTP, from the coding sequence ATGGAAGAACCCAAGATCACGCCCCTGGCAAGGCGGCTCGCCGAGGAAAACGGCATTGACTGGCGCCGCCTTCAAGGCACGGGCCCCGAGGGCACCATCGTGGAGCGGGATATCCTGGCCTTTTTGGCCAAGGTGATGGCGGGAGAGGTGGACCTGCCCCCCATGCCGGAGGAGCCGCCCCCCGTCTTGCCGGAGGAAGACCTAAGGCGGGCCCAGGAGGCCCTGGGGAAGGAGGGGGTGGACCTCTCGGAGCTCCTCCCCGAGCCCCCCAAAACCCCCACGGTGCAGTTGGAAGAGTTGGAAGAGGAGGCCCTAGACTTGGAGCCGGTCCTGGAGGAGATGGACCTGGAGCTAGACCTGGAGGACGAGGTCCTTCTGGCAGAGGAGCCCCCGCCCCCGGTTCCCGAAGAGGACCTGGCCCCCCTCCCGGAGGAGGCCCTAGAACCCCCTACGCCAAGCCCCCTGGACGAGGAATTGGAAGCCCTCCTGGCCGAGGAGCCCTCCCCGGCGGGGCCGGCGGAAACCACCCCGGTGGAGGAGCTCGCCGCCCTCCTCGCCGAGGAAGAGCCCCTTCCCGAAACGCTTTTGGCGGAGGAGGACTTCCTGGCCGAGGAAACCACCCCGCCTCCCCCCGAGCCCACGCCCGCACCCCCTCCCCTAACCCCCATCCCCACCCC